One genomic window of Salvia miltiorrhiza cultivar Shanhuang (shh) chromosome 4, IMPLAD_Smil_shh, whole genome shotgun sequence includes the following:
- the LOC131021280 gene encoding beta-glucosidase 12-like, which translates to MAMEGVEMVHLENNNAVVNGVGGDEIGGSRWWEFDGPVPSYHDNSGINRHWFPKDFVFGSGTAAFQVEGAATKGGKGISIWDEFSMRLPWKIADGSNGSLACDMYNRYKEDIQMMKHMGFDAYRFSISWPRILPAGRVSGGINKEGIAYYNDVINTVLHHGMKPFVTLFHWDLPVCLEKEYGGFLSKRVKDDFREFAEVCFWEFGDRVKQWSTLNEPWTYAVNGYVRGSFPPGHKVPVSDDKLATKIPPGRGLPLLESAAGDKFVMADPSEAYTVGRNLLLAHAEAVDLYRSKFQEAQGGEIGIVLNSHWFTPFDEHSVSDASAATRGVDFMFGWFLEPILYGHYPQSMEECVPPDNLASFTQQERRKLQGSLDFLGLNYYTTQYASDDPHPADGEGYFADQRVKYLLKKGDEYIGTPSGSVWLHSVPKGIYEILIYLDDKYPELKEIYITENGFSTKSDHTKTAKMVCDDDHDRTKYHQDHLANMLKAMKHRDISNKLKGYFVWSWCDNFEWGDGYTVRFGLVYVDYMNELTRYPKNSAAWFAKFLKSKGQPPAWFHPWWVPRPLSQKRAHPENVETDKRLKLVETINQD; encoded by the exons ATGGCGATGGAAGGAGTGGAGATGGTTCATCTGGAAAACAATAACGCTGTAGTTAACGGCGTTGGTGGAGATGAAATTGGAGGTTCAAGATGGTGGGAATTCGATGGACCGGTTCCATCTTATCATGATAACAGTGGCATAAACCGTCACTGGTTTCCTAAAGATTTTGTGTTTGGATCTGGAACTGCCGCCTTTCAG GTTGAAGGAGCTGCTACAAAAGGAGGCAAAGGCATCAGCATATGGGATGAGTTCTCTATGAGGCTTCCTT GGAAGATAGCTGATGGATCCAATGGAAGTCTTGCATGTGATATGTACAACAGATATAAG GAAGATATTCAGATGATGAAGCATATGGGATTTGATGCGTACAGGTTTTCCATTTCATGGCCAAGAATATTGCCAG CCGGAAGAGTATCGGGTGGAATCAACAAAGAAGGAATTGCTTACTATAATGATGTTATCAACACTGTGTTACACCATG GCATGAAGCCTTTTGTGACACTGTTTCACTGGGATCTTCCTGTGTGCTTGGAAAAAGAGTACGGTGGCTTTCTATCCAAAAGAGTCAA GGATGATTTTCGCGAGTTTGCAGAAGTGTGCTTCTGGGAATTTGGCGATCGTGTGAAACAATGGAGCACCTTGAATGAGCCGTGGACCTACGCCGTTAACGGATACGTTAGAGGGTCGTTTCCACCGGGCCACAAAGTTCCGGTCTCCGACGACAAACTTGCCACAAAGATTCCCCCCGGCAGAGGCCTCCCGCTGCTGGAGTCCGCCGCGGGCGACAAATTTGTCATGGCCGACCCCTCCGAGGCGTATACAGTGGGAAGAAATCTGCTGCTCGCACATGCGGAAGCAGTTGATCTTTACAGAAGCAAGTTTCAGGAGGCACAGGGAGGCGAGATAGGCATCGTGCTCAACTCGCATTGGTTTACGCCCTTTGATGAACACTCGGTATCAGATGCAAGCGCGGCTACAAGGGGAGTCGACTTCATGTTTGGATG GTTTCTGGAGCCTATACTGTACGGGCATTATCCCCAAAGCATGGAGGAATGCGTTCCACCAGACAACCTTGCATCTTTCACACAGCAAGAGAGGCGAAAGCTGCAAGGCTCGTTGGATTTCCTTGGGTTGAATTATTACACGACGCAGTATGCTTCCGATGATCCGCACCCTGCAGATGGAGAGGGCTACTTTGCAGATCAAAGGGTCAAGTATTTAC TAAAGAAGGGCGACGAGTACATCGGAACACCG tCTGGATCGGTGTGGCTGCACTCTGTTCCAAAGGGGATTTATGAGATTCTGATATATTTGGATGACAAGTATCCAGAACTCAAAGAAATATACATCACTGAAAATG GGTTTTCCACTAAGAGTGATCACACGAAGACAGCGAAGATGGTCTGCGATGATGACCATGATAGGACTAAATACCACCAAGATCACCTTGCAAACATGCTCAAAGCAATGAA ACACAGAGACATTTCCAACAAACTGAAGGGATATTTCGTGTGGTCCTGGTGCGACAACTTCGAATGGGGCGACGGCTACACAGTTAGGTTTGGGTTAGTCTATGTGGACTACATGAATGAGCTGACAAGGTATCCCAAGAATTCAGCTGCATGGTTTGCCAAGTTTCTCAAGAGCAAAGGCCAGCCACCGGCGTGGTTCCACCCGTGGTGGGTCCCGCGGCCGCTCTCTCAGAAGAGAGCGCATCCGGAGAATGTTGAGACAGACAAAAGGCTCAAACTTGTGGAAACTATCAATCAAGACTAA
- the LOC131021281 gene encoding homeobox-leucine zipper protein HAT5-like, producing the protein MAGREFANSGGGALDLSKKMKTCGHDRPLDSVFASAPSNSFLGPGAMVSFGAVGRDNSSGNSFYQSFEMQENGEEYLDDYFSQPEKKRRLSVDQVQFLERSFEVENKLEPDRKLQLANELGLQPRQIAVWFQNRRARCKTKHLETEYETLHSSYKSLKMDYDYLVKENEKLKAEVLHLKHDGTAQDVEHASSGESDTKELSEAIPVSTDEEDHKVSVSTSKNDEQSSTKSDVTNEDSPRLTDGIHHPLFVKSGESPHDFDPSQSVLSLHGEDCLNEEMLQRAYVFPKIEDAYCHPHATSCGYGFSVEDHAFNFWSY; encoded by the exons ATGGCCGGTCGTGAATTTGCaaacagcggcggcggcgctctgGATCtgagtaagaagatgaaaactTGTGGCCATGATCGGCCTCTGGATTCTGTGTTTGCGTCTGCTCCTTCAAATTCCTTTCTTG gGCCGGGGGCGATGGTAAGTTTTGGAGCTGTTGGTAGGGATAACAGCTCAGGAAACTCGTTTTATCAGTCGTTTGAGATGCAGGAGAATGGGGAAGAATACTTGGACGACTATTTTAGTCAACCGGAGAAGAAAAGGAGGCTCTCTGTAGATCAAGTCCAGTTTCTTGAGAGAAGTTTTGAGGTTGAGAATAAACTTGAACCGGATAGGAAACTTCAACTGGCAAACGAGCTTGGTCTGCAGCCTCGTCAAATTGCAGTGTGGTTCCAGAACCGCAGGGCTCGTTGCAAGACGAAGCATCTTGAAACAGAATACGAGACGTTGCATTCAAGCTACAAGAGCTTGAAAATGGACTATGATTACCTCGTCAAGGAGAATGAGAAGCTAAAAGCTGAG GTTCTTCACCTCAAACACGATGGGACTGCTCAAGATGTGGAGCACGCAAGCTCAGGAGAATCGGACACTAAAGAACTATCTGAAGCAATCCCAGTTTCTACTGATGAAGAAGATCATAAAGTTTCTGTGTCGACTTCTAAGAATGACGAGCAAAGCTCAACAAAAAGTGACGTGACCAATGAAGACAGCCCCCGGTTGACAGACGGGATTCATCATCCTCTGTTTGTGAAATCAGGTGAGTCTCCCCATGACTTTGATCCCAGTCAGTCTGTTTTATCGCTTCATGGAGAAGATTGCTTGAACGAGGAAATGCTACAACGTGCTTATGTCTTTCCTAAGATTGAAGATGCCTATTGTCACCCTCATGCAACTTCATGTGGCTATGGATTTTCTGTTGAAGACCATGCCTTCAATTTCTGGTCTTATTAA